The Crocosphaera sp. UHCC 0190 DNA segment TGTTCAATTTCCTCCTCAATTTTGTCTCACAATTAATAAGTCTTCTGACGAGTTGCCCAGCGAGCCGTGACACTCGTAATTAACACTAACAACACTAAAATTAAAGACCCTGCCCAAGCCAATTCCTGTTGTGGTTTAAACGGCACAATGGCATAGTTATAAACTAACACGGATAAGGTGGCGATGGGTTCTAACAGTCCTTTGGGGGGGGGACTGGGCCAAAAGTTGGAAAAAAGGGCAGTAAAAATTAAGGGAGCAGTTTCTCCCGCAGCACGGGCAACCGCTAGAGTAACACCCGTTAAAATTGAAGGAATTGCCGCCGGAAGGACAATTTTTAAGACGGTTTGATACTTATAAGCTCCGATACCAAAAGCGGCCCAGCGCACATCTTGAGGAACAATTTGTAGAGCCTCATCCGTCGTTCTAATAATAGTTGGTAACATCAAAACCGAGAGCGCAACACCCCCGGCAATGGCGGAAAATCCTACAATTCCTGATGCCACTAATAAACCATAAGCAAATACCCCCGCAATAATAGAAGGGACTCCACTTAACACATTGGTAGCAAAACGTACCCAATAAGCGATTTGATTTCCCTCACTAAATTCCGAGAGATAAACCGCAGCTAAAACCCCAATAGGAACAGCAATCAATGTGGCAATGGCTACAGTAATTAAAGTCCCAATAATTGCATTGGCAATGCCTCCTTCCGAGAGTCCAGGAGGGGGCGGTAACTGAGTAAATAAGTCAAAATTAATTCTTCTAAATCCCTGAAGTGTCACAAAAACTAAGACAGCAAACAGAGGAATTAGGGTAATAATCATACAGAGAGAAGCGATTCCCGTCCAGAAGCTATTAATAAGGGAACGGGGGCTAGTGGGCTTTTTTTTCAGACTTAATTCTTGAGATTCCATGATTGAATGAGAAAGAAGCTAGGGGACAGCAAATAGGCAATGGTCAGACATTAACCTATTAATATTTGGCTTTGACTTGACTCACAATATAATCAGCTATAATATTAACCACAAAAGTTAATATCATTAACACTAAACCAGCATACATTAAGGCTGCAACCTGCATTCCTGATGCTTCAGCAAATTGGTTAGCAATAAGAGAAGAAATTGTATTCGCAGGTTCTAAGATAGAAACGCTAATTCTATTGACATTACCAATAATCATGGTAACAGCCATGGTTTCTCCCATCGCACGACCCAAAGCTAACATAATGCCCCCAACAATACCAGAGAAAGCGGCGGGAATGAGGACACGAAAAATGGTTTCCCAACGAGTTGCACCTAACCCTAAAGAAGCTTGTCGTAAATCAGGGGGTAAACAGGCTAAAGAGTCACGGGAAATGGCAGTAATAATCGGTAAAATCATGATGGACAAGACAATACCTGCTGGAAACATTCCAGGGCCGCCCGCAGGAGGGGTACTAAAAATAGGAATCCATCCTAAATAATCGTGCAGCCATACAGCAATGGGGTTAACCAGGGGAATTAAGACAAAAATACCCCAGAGTCCATAAACAACACTGGGGATAGCCGCTAATAATTCTACGAGAAAAACTAGGGGCGTTCGGAACTTTAAAGGAATGAAATTTTCACTCAAAAAAAGTGCTGTACCAATGCCTAACGGAATGGCAATAACTAGGGAAATTAAGGAACTAACTAAGGTTCCATAAATAACAGGTAAGGCCCCAAATTCTTCCCGTCCCTTAACAGGGTTCCAGGAACTACTAAAGAGAAAGCCTAAGCCATAGGTTTGAATCGCTGGCCAGGCTCGCCAAGTAATAATAATAGCAATGGAAAGTAAAATTAGACCAATGGTCAGGGCAAAGGCTAAGGTTAACCAAACAAACCCTGTATCAAAGGTTTTTTCCGTGTGGGGACGAAAGCCCACTCCGGTTTGTCGTCTAGAAGGTGTTGCAGTCACGATAGGTTTAGCAATTTTTTGCTTAAAGAAACAACAATAATTTACAGAGAAAGGTGAGGAGAAAAGAGGGGTTCTCAAGAGTCAGGAGCAGGGTAAACATTTCCCATAACTTCTGACCTCCAGACTTTTTGTTAAGAATTCCCTTAACTAATCATGTCAGCAATTAGTTAAGTTTGATTTGAAAATCGGGGGAAATTACATCAGCTGCGGCTGCTACTTTTTCTCTCACACTAGGAGGTAAAGGCACATAACCAAGGGCTGCACTTTGATCTTGGCCGGTGGTTAAGGCATATTGAATCATGGCTTCCATGGCGATCGCTTTTTGAGGATCATCAAAGGTTTTAGGAACTAAAAGCCAACTATAGGTAACAATGGGATAGGAAGCTTCTCCTTCAGGGTCCGTAATAAAGGCCCGTAAATCTGGAGGTAAGGTAACAGCATCTAGGGTTGCTGAGGCGGCTGCATCACTGGGTTCAATGAATTTACCCGCCGCATTTTCTAGGGTTGCCATGGTTAAGTCATTATTCTTGGCATAGCCATATTCAACATAACCGATTGACCCTTGATTCTGTTGGATAGAAGCCGTTACCCCTTCATTTCCTTTAGAGCCGATAAATTTACCTTTGCTGGTGGGCCATTCCACACTTTTACCCTGGCCAATGGCGGTTTCCCACTCTTTGCTGATGGTACTGAGGTGTTTGGTAAAGACTCCGGTGGTGCCGCTACCATCAGAACGGTGAACAACGGTAATGGCTTCGTCAGGTAAGGTTACACCTGGGTTAGTTGCGGCGATTTTGGGGTCATTCCATTTGGTGATACTGCCATCAAAAATTCCCACATAAGCCTCTCTGGAAAGTTTTAATCCTTCTACTCCAGGTAAGTTATAGGCGAAGACGATACTTCCTGCGGTGACAGGCAGCATTAAGACTCCTTTACTCACTTTGGCAATTTCTTCATCCTTCATGGCCACATCACTGGCCCCAAAGTCAACGGTTCCCGCCGTAAACTGTTCAACGCCGGCCCCACTTCCTACAGACTGATAGTTGACTTGAAGTTGAGGAACTTCTTTGTTAAGTTGCACAAACCAGTTCTGATATAAAGGCGCGGGGAAAGAAGCACCCGCACCCGTCAGAGACACATTGCCTTCTAAGGGGGGCTTTAATTCTGGTGCGGCGGCGGTTTCGGTGCCTGTCCCTCCCTCTGCGGGGCTGGCTTCTGGGGAGGCGGTGGTATCAGTTTTAGGCGCACCACCACAAGCCCCTAAACTAACAGCTAAAGTAAAAATTGATAGTGAGGATATTATGGTGCGTTTGCTCGATGAGATAGTCTTGAACATAGAATGTTTTGTTAGTTAAGTAAACTCACACAAATCTTAGAGCAGAATCTAGCAACTTATGGTAAACATTAGGTTAAGAAAACTAAAAATCCTAATGATTTAAGGGTTTTATTCATAAAAATTCCTTTCTAAATTTTTTGTTAAATTTAGCCTTTGGTTCTCGGCCATAGCATTAAACTAAGTCTGTTTCAAGAGCTTAATCCCAAAAAGTTTAGACAAACTGTGATAAAGCCGAGGATAATTTTCAAAGCCTAATAGTAATTGACAATTTTTTGCATTTAATTGAGGAAACGTAATGAAGATAACCAACTTCGAGCTAGGGTTTAAGGGGAAAACATGGGGAATAGTTTTGACCTCTATTGCCCTATTCTCAGCTTGTGCTTCCATACCAGACACTGCTATACAACCGATTAAAATTGATGGCTCTAGTACCGTTTATCCTATCACTGAAGCTGTCCTGAATAGTTACAAAACTCAAGCCGCGAATCAACGGATTAAAGAGATTAAAATTGAGGGAGATTTTTCCGGGACTGGAGGAGGGTTTAAAAAATTCTGTGCCGGAGAAACTGATGTAAATGCTGCATCTCGTCCCATTTCCTCTGAGGAAATGACAGCCTGTAATAACAAAGAAGTTCGCTATATTGAACTCCCTATTGCCTTTGATGCCATTACCGTTGTGGTTAACCCCAAAAATACTTGGACAGAGTCTTTAAGTGTAACACAATTAAAAACGATGTGGGAACCCTCAGCCCAAGATTATATTAAACAATGGAACCAGATTGATGCCAATTATCCCAACCGTCCCTTAACCCTTTATGGCCCCGATAAACTCTCAGGAACCTATGATTATTTTACCCAAGCAATAGTAGGTAAAGCAGGAGCAAGTCGTCAAGATTATGTTGATAGCGAGAATGACGAAGTATTGGTCAAAGGTGTTACCCAAGACCCCAACGCCCTGGGATATTTTGGCTATGCTTATTATCAACAGCATCAAGATAAACTGAAAGCCGTGGCCATAGATAACGGTAATGGGGCCATTCTTCCTTCCAGAGAAACAGTAGAAAATGAACAATATCAACCCCTGGCCCGTCCCCTTTTCCTCTACATCAATGCCAAAAAAGCCCAAGAAAATCCAGCCTTAGAAGTCTTTGTGGAATATTATCTCGAAAAAGCCCCAGAATTAGTGGCTGAAGTGGGTTATATTCCCTTGCCTCCAGAAGCTTACAAATTAGCCAAAATTCATTTAGAACGCTTTAAAGTGGGGACAGTGTTTGAGGGAACCACTAACGTTGATCTCTCTATTAGCGATTTATTGCGAAAACCCGCTAAATTCTAAGAGTAGATCAAAAAATTGAGGTCATCTGTTGTGGTTTCTCATCTAATCAGCGATCGCCAAACCCAAACCCCGATATGGCAATGGCAAGCAGGAGACAGTTTACCCTATTTAACCTGTTCTTTGTTACAAGCTTGGCCCCACGGCTTTTTTACCCAACCTTTTTACCCCCGTACTCCTGAAAGCTTAACAGAAATTCTCCACCCAGAAGCCATTGCCTATAGACTTAAACAAG contains these protein-coding regions:
- the pstA gene encoding phosphate ABC transporter permease PstA, whose translation is MESQELSLKKKPTSPRSLINSFWTGIASLCMIITLIPLFAVLVFVTLQGFRRINFDLFTQLPPPPGLSEGGIANAIIGTLITVAIATLIAVPIGVLAAVYLSEFSEGNQIAYWVRFATNVLSGVPSIIAGVFAYGLLVASGIVGFSAIAGGVALSVLMLPTIIRTTDEALQIVPQDVRWAAFGIGAYKYQTVLKIVLPAAIPSILTGVTLAVARAAGETAPLIFTALFSNFWPSPPPKGLLEPIATLSVLVYNYAIVPFKPQQELAWAGSLILVLLVLITSVTARWATRQKTY
- the pstC gene encoding phosphate ABC transporter permease subunit PstC, which gives rise to MTATPSRRQTGVGFRPHTEKTFDTGFVWLTLAFALTIGLILLSIAIIITWRAWPAIQTYGLGFLFSSSWNPVKGREEFGALPVIYGTLVSSLISLVIAIPLGIGTALFLSENFIPLKFRTPLVFLVELLAAIPSVVYGLWGIFVLIPLVNPIAVWLHDYLGWIPIFSTPPAGGPGMFPAGIVLSIMILPIITAISRDSLACLPPDLRQASLGLGATRWETIFRVLIPAAFSGIVGGIMLALGRAMGETMAVTMIIGNVNRISVSILEPANTISSLIANQFAEASGMQVAALMYAGLVLMILTFVVNIIADYIVSQVKAKY
- the pstS gene encoding phosphate ABC transporter substrate-binding protein PstS; this translates as MFKTISSSKRTIISSLSIFTLAVSLGACGGAPKTDTTASPEASPAEGGTGTETAAAPELKPPLEGNVSLTGAGASFPAPLYQNWFVQLNKEVPQLQVNYQSVGSGAGVEQFTAGTVDFGASDVAMKDEEIAKVSKGVLMLPVTAGSIVFAYNLPGVEGLKLSREAYVGIFDGSITKWNDPKIAATNPGVTLPDEAITVVHRSDGSGTTGVFTKHLSTISKEWETAIGQGKSVEWPTSKGKFIGSKGNEGVTASIQQNQGSIGYVEYGYAKNNDLTMATLENAAGKFIEPSDAAASATLDAVTLPPDLRAFITDPEGEASYPIVTYSWLLVPKTFDDPQKAIAMEAMIQYALTTGQDQSAALGYVPLPPSVREKVAAAADVISPDFQIKLN
- a CDS encoding PstS family phosphate ABC transporter substrate-binding protein, producing the protein MKITNFELGFKGKTWGIVLTSIALFSACASIPDTAIQPIKIDGSSTVYPITEAVLNSYKTQAANQRIKEIKIEGDFSGTGGGFKKFCAGETDVNAASRPISSEEMTACNNKEVRYIELPIAFDAITVVVNPKNTWTESLSVTQLKTMWEPSAQDYIKQWNQIDANYPNRPLTLYGPDKLSGTYDYFTQAIVGKAGASRQDYVDSENDEVLVKGVTQDPNALGYFGYAYYQQHQDKLKAVAIDNGNGAILPSRETVENEQYQPLARPLFLYINAKKAQENPALEVFVEYYLEKAPELVAEVGYIPLPPEAYKLAKIHLERFKVGTVFEGTTNVDLSISDLLRKPAKF